Part of the Bacillus andreraoultii genome is shown below.
ACGGTTTAATGAGCATCCTTCTATATGCCAATGTTGTGTACTATCGTTTCTTCAGTGACTTTATTACACTACCTACGATTTTCCAAACACAAAACTTTGGCAGCTTAGGTGGCACGATTTTAGCCTTACTAAAACCATATGATATTCTATTTTTTGTAGACTGGGCATTCATTATTTATTTACGAGCTTCGAAACGAATTGCAAAAGAAACACATGATACGAACAGAAAAAAAGCCGTTGCAATTATTTCTTTAGCGCTCGGAATTTCTTGCTTAAATTTGGGGCTTGCTGAAGCAGATCGTCCTGAATTATTAACTCGCGGTTTTGACCGGAACTATATCGTGAAATACTTAGGTATGTACAATTACACGATTTATGATACGGTTGAAAGCACGAAAGCCTCTGCACAAAGGGTTCTTGCAGATAGTAATGATATTACAGAAGTTATCAACTATACGAAATCAAACTATGCCGAACCAAATCCGAAATATTTTGGTAAAGCTAAAGGTATGAATGTAATCTATTTACACTTAGAATCAACGCAAAACTTTCTAATTAACTATAAATTAAACGGAGAAGAAGTAACTCCATTTTTAAATTCATTAACAAAAGATCCAAACACATTGTACTTTGACAACTTCTTTCACCAAACTGCACAAGGTAAAACATCAGATGCAGAATTTTTATTAGAAAACTCTATTTTTGGATTGCCACAAGGATCTGCCTATATTACAAAAGGTCGAAATACGTATCAAGCGGCTCCTGCAATTTTTAAGGATCACAAATATACATCTGCTGTTTTCCATGGGAATAGTGGTAGTTTTTGGAACAGAAACGAAATATATAAATCATTTGGTTTCGATCATTTCTTTGATTTAAATTATTATAATGTATCAGACGAAATGGATTTGGCTGAATATGGCTTAATGGACAAACCATTTTTTGAACAATCAATGGATTTATTAAAAACATTACCACAACCTTTTTATACAAAATTTATTACGGTTTCTAATCATTATCCTTTTGATTTAGATGAAGATTTAGCAACGATTGATAAAGCAGATACAGGTGACAAAACAGTTGATAATTATTTCCAAACTGCACGTTATGAAGACGAAGCGATGGAACAAATGTTTAATCAATTAAAAGAGGCTGGATTATACGATAATTCCGTCATTATCTTATACGGCGACCATTATGGTATAAGTGATAACCATAAAAAGGCAATGGCACAAGTGATTGGTAAAGAAGTTGACGATTACGAAAGTGCAAATTTACAACGTGTACCTTTATTTATTCATGTACCAGGAATTGAAGGAGGCACTGTTCATACGTTTGGTGGTCAAGTAGATGTATTACCTACTCTATTGCATTTACTCGGCATTGATACAAAAGATTATGTGCAATTTGGTTCTGATCTATTATCAGAACACCATAATGAAGTTGTTGCCTTTCGTAACGGTGATTTTGTTAGTCCTACAATTTATTCACTAGGCGGGAAATATTACGATGCAAAAACTGGTCTTCCATTAGATGAAAATGAACTTAAATTAGCCAACGAATATAAAGAAGAAGTGGATTATAAACTACAATTATCAGATAAAGTAGTTAATGGCGACTTATTACGGTTCTATACACCTGATGGGTTTACGCCAATTGACCGAACAAAATATAACTACAGTAAAGATGCTGATGAAGTAGAATAAGCAGAATAAGAGGTCTGATCTTTTTGGTCAGTCCTCTTTTCTTATCCTTTATAAAATGTTATAATATTTCTGTCAATTCCATCACTTTTTGTTATCACTTTTTCCGAAACATACAAATAACTTTATCCCGAATGAGAGGGTGTTGTCTTTGCTAATTACATATAATGATATTCACTATTATGGTCAACCGGTTTCTGAGACAGACTTATATACACATGTCCATTTTCCTGAAATGAAAAATTATTATAGTGGGAATTTTATTCAGTTTAAAACGATGCCAACATTAAATGAGTTTCATTCCACTGCTATTTACTTGTTAAATTTTCATAAATTAAACGGGCAAAACCATATTCAATTTTATTTTCCACCAAATCAGAAACCTACAAATGAATTAATGAACGTATTTAATCGGGAAAATTATCAATGTAGTTTCACCGAATTATATGCTATTCGTCCAAATCAGTTTATTTCTCGCAATGTAAATCCAGATGTAGCTGTTTATCCTGTAGAAGAGGAATCTTTTCCAACATACCTTAAAATACAGTATGAGTTTGATTCACAGTTCGGAGAGCAATTTGCTGATAATAAAGCAATCATTCATGAGCAAAATTTTCATAATACGTCCGTTTTGCAATTACTTGGTTATTATAAGGGGGATCCTGTTGGAACAGTTGATTGCATCATCCGAGATCATATGGTAGAGATTGATAGTTTAGGAGTATTAGAACAGTTTCGAAGTTTGAGCGTTGGGACATGTCTACAAAAATATGTGATGGATCATTTTCCAGATAAAATGGTTATTTTAGTCGCAGATGGTGAGGATACACCACGGGAAATGTATCAAAAACAAAATTATCAATATTACGGTTTTCGTTATGAAGTATTAAAGGTGGATGAGGAATAACTGTAAATAAAGGAGGAGTAGGAAATGGACTTAGGTTTGCATGGCAAAATCGCCTTTATAACCGGTGGTAGTAAAGGGATTGGCTTATTTACTGCATTGCAACTTGTTAAAGAAGGCTCAGATGTTGCGATTTGCGCTAGAGGTCATGAGGGGTTAGAATCAGCACGTACATACATAAAAGACCAAACTGGAAAAGATGTATTCATTATCCAAGCAGATATACGAAATGAAGGGGAATGTCGAGGTGCGGTTGAACAAGTCGTATCCCACTTTGGAGGATTGGATATTTTAATTAATAATGCTGGAACTTCTGCAGCATATCCATTTGAAAAAGTAGGTACTGATCTCTTTCGAGAAGACTTAGATTTGAAATTATTTGGAGCAATCCATTGTTCACGTTATGCCATACCTCATATACGTAAAAGAGGAGGAGGATCCATTATTAATGTAACAGCTGCACTTGCGAAAACACCAACTGCTTCAAGTCTCCCAACGAGTGTTAGCCGCTCAGCAGGTATGGCATTGACGAAAGCGATGAGTAAAGATTTAGGTGCTGACAGTATACGAGTGAATACAGTTTGTATCGGGTTAATTCAAAGTAATCAAATTGAGAAAATGTGGAAAAAGCAACGACCGGATTTAACATGGGATGAATATTCAAAAGAAGTAGGTAAACAAATACCCCTAGGTCGAATTGGGAATACAGAAGAAGCTGCGAATGTCATTACTTTTTTAGTATCTGATGCTGCTTCATATGTTACGGGTACATCTATTAATATTGATGGTGGAAGTTCTGGGGTATTATAACCAAATAATAAAAAGAAAAGCTGTCCAGTTGAAAGTTACTCGCATTGGACAGCTTTTTTCGAGGCAAAAAATAAAACGAATTTAACCGTTCCGTTCATCCTTTAGATAAACTGATTTTTATCATTTTTATAGTCATTCTTTTGCATTTTCTCTAATTCTAACCGCAGTTTTTCTGTTTCAAGTAAGTAGTTACTTTGCTTTAATTTTTCCAGTTCAATTTCATCTTGAATTAATTTTTGTTTAATTGTCGCTTGTTTCCGCATATGTGAAGTAACAATAGCGATAATCGGAATAGAAAAAATCATAATAATTGAAATAATATCTTCCATACCTATCCTCCCTTTTCAATGAATCTATCTTTATTTTACACAAGTTTGAAAAATATGGAATCTATTTCTGTTCCGCTTTTACCTTAGCTTATTGAAAAATATAAATTTTTCAATATCTACTTTTATCACGCATAGGTGTATAAGAATTTTGTTAGCCATCCCCACCGTGTCGAAACAAGTCGTTCAGTGAACTCTTTGGCTTAGCTCTTATCATGGCTCGAGCCCTAAGTTTTCTTTACACATACGAATATCGTAAATTATATCAACAATAGCCAGTATGATTTCATCTATTTGTTCGTCTAAAAGATCTATAATCATATTATTTACTTGTTTCTCATAAAATGGACAAGAAGGTAGTCGAGAGGGAATATTCGGTGACAGTGGGTGAACAATGGAAATGGAATTCTTTCGTGTTCTATATCGACAAATTATCTTATATGTATTGCTATTTTTCGGTGCAATTATTCAAGGGCTAGCAATGGCTTTATTTTTATTTCCTCACAGTATTCCTTCAGGTGGTGGTGCAGGTCTCGCCATCTTGCTCAATTATTTCTTTCATCTACCGCTTGGTTTCTCATTATGGATTGCAAATGCCATTTTTTTAATTTTTGCCCTGAATTACTTTGGATTTACTTGGACAATTAAAACGATTCTATCCGTAGCGACAACATCACTTACAGTTACACTAATTACGGAGAATGTTTATTTAACACATATTCACATAAGTATTGATATTTTACTAGGTAGTATGATATATGGAATTGGTGTCGGAACATTACTTCGGGTCGGTTCATCAAGTGGCGGTATGGTCATTCCATCATTAATGATTGCTAGACCGCACAATTGGAATCCAGGAATTGTTATGTTTTGGATTAACTTATGTATCTTTTTACTCACTTCTCTAGTTATCGATTATAAAATTATTTTATTTGCTGTATTATGTCAATTTGTATCCACACGTGTCATCGATTACATATATTTATTTGAGTTTCCACGTTTTCCGTATTTTTCATTGTCATGGCGAAAAAAGTGAATAAAGAAAAATTTTAGGGCATAAACATTGGTAAAGCGAGAGCCGTAGTTTTCTAGAAGAGAGTTTTTCGGCTTTGCTGTTATCATGCCGAATCCTCACTTGTCTGCTTATGCGTAGGAAAGGGCTGTTTAGAAGCTTATGTGTTTGATTTTTGGCTGTCCTTTCTTTCATGTTTAAAACCTCGATATATCAACATGCTTGATTATCATATATTATGGGGGAATCACTTTTCGGAAAGCCCCTTCCTATTAACCGAAAAAAGATCCTATTCGTTTAGTAAGCCGTTCCGTTTTGAGGTGCAAAACAGCAATTAACACGCAAAAAATACCGAAATAGCGTTCATATTTA
Proteins encoded:
- a CDS encoding LTA synthase family protein, which produces MNNLLVKENRTILNKFMSFYFFAVLLLWAKTYITQQTQFSLGVEGAMQQFLLLVNPLGSVMLFLGFSFLFKNRKRYTALVVIYGLMSILLYANVVYYRFFSDFITLPTIFQTQNFGSLGGTILALLKPYDILFFVDWAFIIYLRASKRIAKETHDTNRKKAVAIISLALGISCLNLGLAEADRPELLTRGFDRNYIVKYLGMYNYTIYDTVESTKASAQRVLADSNDITEVINYTKSNYAEPNPKYFGKAKGMNVIYLHLESTQNFLINYKLNGEEVTPFLNSLTKDPNTLYFDNFFHQTAQGKTSDAEFLLENSIFGLPQGSAYITKGRNTYQAAPAIFKDHKYTSAVFHGNSGSFWNRNEIYKSFGFDHFFDLNYYNVSDEMDLAEYGLMDKPFFEQSMDLLKTLPQPFYTKFITVSNHYPFDLDEDLATIDKADTGDKTVDNYFQTARYEDEAMEQMFNQLKEAGLYDNSVIILYGDHYGISDNHKKAMAQVIGKEVDDYESANLQRVPLFIHVPGIEGGTVHTFGGQVDVLPTLLHLLGIDTKDYVQFGSDLLSEHHNEVVAFRNGDFVSPTIYSLGGKYYDAKTGLPLDENELKLANEYKEEVDYKLQLSDKVVNGDLLRFYTPDGFTPIDRTKYNYSKDADEVE
- a CDS encoding YitT family protein, producing MEFFRVLYRQIILYVLLFFGAIIQGLAMALFLFPHSIPSGGGAGLAILLNYFFHLPLGFSLWIANAIFLIFALNYFGFTWTIKTILSVATTSLTVTLITENVYLTHIHISIDILLGSMIYGIGVGTLLRVGSSSGGMVIPSLMIARPHNWNPGIVMFWINLCIFLLTSLVIDYKIILFAVLCQFVSTRVIDYIYLFEFPRFPYFSLSWRKK
- a CDS encoding SDR family NAD(P)-dependent oxidoreductase, which codes for MDLGLHGKIAFITGGSKGIGLFTALQLVKEGSDVAICARGHEGLESARTYIKDQTGKDVFIIQADIRNEGECRGAVEQVVSHFGGLDILINNAGTSAAYPFEKVGTDLFREDLDLKLFGAIHCSRYAIPHIRKRGGGSIINVTAALAKTPTASSLPTSVSRSAGMALTKAMSKDLGADSIRVNTVCIGLIQSNQIEKMWKKQRPDLTWDEYSKEVGKQIPLGRIGNTEEAANVITFLVSDAASYVTGTSINIDGGSSGVL
- a CDS encoding GNAT family N-acetyltransferase, producing the protein MLITYNDIHYYGQPVSETDLYTHVHFPEMKNYYSGNFIQFKTMPTLNEFHSTAIYLLNFHKLNGQNHIQFYFPPNQKPTNELMNVFNRENYQCSFTELYAIRPNQFISRNVNPDVAVYPVEEESFPTYLKIQYEFDSQFGEQFADNKAIIHEQNFHNTSVLQLLGYYKGDPVGTVDCIIRDHMVEIDSLGVLEQFRSLSVGTCLQKYVMDHFPDKMVILVADGEDTPREMYQKQNYQYYGFRYEVLKVDEE